In Phragmites australis chromosome 18, lpPhrAust1.1, whole genome shotgun sequence, the genomic window TAAGCCCAACTACCAACACCGACCGTTGGGCTCGCTGAGGCTCGACTGCCTGGTCCGTTCCTCGGTTCTTCTTCCCCGGAGCCACCGGCCGCCACGCGTCGCAGGAAGCATCCGGAACGCGGCACGTCGGCCTTCTCCGCCTCCACCTCTTCCCACTCCCCTTCTAGACGTTCCCGCACCAGCCCGATCAGCCGAAGCGCCAAACATCCAAACCCCCGCGGAGAAGAAAGGGTACCCCGAGCCCGAGCCCTCAACCCGGAGCGACCCGATGGAGAAGAATGGTCTGCTCGGCGTCCGCAAGAAGCTGCCGCCGGGGAAGCGGCTGCGGAGCAAGTTGGTGGCGCCCgtgccggccggcggcggcggggccctCGCGAAGGCGATCGCGGACTACCTCGCGTCCGATTCCTACATGTACGCGCCGCTGGCCTCGGCTCCACCccctccgccaccaccgccgcagCCCAAGGCGGCGCCCTCCGCGGCGGTTCCGTCCGCTCCTCCTGGTTCGTTACTCCTCAATTCCCGTGTGCGCTCTAATTTCCTCCCGCATGTAATGTCTGCCTTGCAAATTACCCGATGTGTGCGAGGTGCGGTGCTTGGTTAGTGATTCTGGGTTTAGTTTCCGGTGCTAGTATGTGGCGATTAAGGGGGCCTTCTGCGCTTTGTTCCATGAATTCTCGATGTGCTGCATTAGTTCCACGAATCCTCACAGGACGTGTTAATGCCTAGTGTAGTGATGCTATTCCAGTAGGGGCCTGAATTTTGCGACGTGaaccataatattttttaatgatgAAAGCAGGGTTTAGTCCAAAATTGAGATGAATAAACAGACACTTTAAAAAATTATCCCCTATAACACTACAATAACATCATCTAATACTATTATattattctctatttttttcatctcgaGCGGCtacattatattttacattccattactttttttttctcttttagaaTCCACATACAGTAATACGACACTCTCATCTCCCGCAAAATTGTCGTTCACGGCTTGTTAAATGCTTCCCTGTAGCACACAAAACGGGCTCCACTGAAGCCGTTTGTGGACGACATCAATCGGCAAAACACGTGTGAACAGGGATACGACCTTGTTTGTTGGCTCCGCTGAAGATGTCCTTAGGGACTAATGCATTCACGTGTTTGCTATAAGCACTTTGCATGCacacccttttttttttggcaagtaTCCTTCGGTAAGATCATTTCTaaccatatttctttcattttgtttctttctttattcTCCTCCTCGTtcctattctctttattttctcttatcttaaATAGGTTCCTTTCGAAAGGATTTgtgaaggaaaaggagagagaattccgttctgaagggaatgatcttgGGAATCCATTCGTGatgggaaccgtgaaggaaaaccgttggaacgttaaagggaacgaaaattcattcgtgaagggattttagACCTCGACGAGAATCGGTTGGGGATGGTCTAACACCAAAAAAAGGCAATAGAATCTACAGTTTCTTAGATGGCTCTCCAGTGCAACCATTTTAGTTCCTCTCTCACACGCTTACACAGCCGGGTAGATAgattaatataaaaaaaatcaatgccAAATACATTAACTTTTTTTAAAGCAATTCAGGAGATTTAGAGCAAGTAAATAAGAATAATCTGAGAAGCCAATAAGTATGATTTGAAAGGCAAATCAGGGTGATCTGAGAAGGCAAGTTAGAATAATTTTGAGAAGCAAATTGGGATAGCTATAGACAAATTGAAATGCAATTCGAAACAAATTAGAAGTATTACATAGGTAAATTCATATATTTGGGTTGCAATAAATAGCAATTTGGATGTATCAGCTAGGCATATTTAGAGCATTATATGGGTATTTGGGTTACGAATACTAAagcatttatatattttaagaaCAATTCTCTAGTTTTCACTTAGTTTCCAGTGCCCAAAGGAACATGACAGTGATAAAGACTAGTTTAATGTTGAATGAAATAACAAAACATGTGTTTTCACTAGTTCCTCTCTAGATAAATTTAGTTCTCCAGAATTGTGTTTGTCATATCCAACTCTAGTTCGGCATCACTAAGGTTCATGTTGGGAATAACAACTTATATACCACGGAGGCCCTGGACTAGTATATATAAACATGTACATGAGACAATATGTAAGAAACCCTTTATAGACTGGGGATATTACATAGGGtaatatatatctaacacccCTCTCAAACTCACGAGGGATCAACcacactgagtttggagagatagaACCTGTGCTGAGCTGTACTCTATGCCTTCGTGAAGAAATCAGTCAACTGAAGCTCGGAAGGAACATAATGAGGAGCAATCATCTTATCATGTACCTGTGTCCGtgtgtaagaagcatcaacaccaatatacTTAGTGAGCTCATGCTTCATCGGACTCCGAGCAATATTGATAGCACATGTACTGTCTGAGTAAAAGATGAGTAGGTGCAGGaaaagaaacaccaaaatcctcaaTTAACCACTGTAACCTACTGAGCTCTACTGTCAACAGTGCCATGGCCTGTAACTTAGCCTCTATGCTAAAATGATAAACTACGGTATGCTTTTTAGTCTTTCATTCAATGAGAGAACCACCAAGGAAAATATAGTAGGCAGAAATAGACCGACAATCAGAAGGATCGCTAGCACAAGTAGCATCAAAATAAACACGAAGCTATAAAGAGCTTCGGTCCTCTAAGCGCAACTCCGTAAGAGCATCCACAAGCATGGCATCATCGTCTTGGTCATATTTGTGGATCGCGTCTGTCTTTATTAGTTCGTTGTGGTCTTTTAGGATCTTTTTCAGGAGATGCGTCTTTAGATTGTTAGGGTTGTAAGCTTTATAAACATATTCAGCTTCCTTATCCTTATAGTGAGTCTGTCTCACCGTTTTTGACATTGTTCATTCAGATGTATGGGGTCCGACTCCTTTCGTTTCAAAAGGGGGTCACAGCTactattatctttatagatgatttctCTCGTCACACTTAGATTTATTTCATGTCTTCTCATAGCAAGgtgttatctatatatatatatatgtcttcTCATAGCGAGgtgttatctatatataaatgTTTTGTAtgaggaaccgttcaaataatattgtaattaatcattaagttgattatttacataattataacttcaatgattaaccagaatatcatacTGGTAGTCCTGGCATGTGTTTTCTACCCAAGATTAGAACACATGTCTtaccaacatttaacatcacaacacagcttaataaagagcgagtaattaagcttatattataagttcttaaacATTTGCAAATTCTTATAATTTACGGCAAAAGAGCTAGAAGGATACTAAAGCTAATCAAACCCtagacaaaagagaaactatgcaACGGAAGCTAAATTtgtaaacaacaaaaggaggatgaagCTATATACCCTTatgctccatcacaaaagcatgatCTCCGAGTAGTTGACTACTCATACCTACCACCTCCCTTggtaggcgtgaagtagccaaagaccaattCCTCCTtgccggtagcacctgaaagagcagcatgaaTACGAATGTACTCGTAAGACTAATACATAATGAGTACTTATAGATAATccaactctaaggattatgcatttagacGTTAGTAAGAATATGGCCACATGGTTAAATAAATTGATGCAAAACgcaatttgacataaacatgtgagcTACTATACTATACCCAAAAGTATTATTCTAAACCATAACCACGAACATAAACATAGATACAACTGAAACCATAATGTACATAGGTGTAATAGAACAACTCAACATATCCACCACATCATCTCAAATTTGAAACTCTAAGATCGATACGGATGGACAAAAGTATGCTTATGACTGAGAGagtggcaattcaaattgattttataccctgcaggggatgcttctttacccacatgacttgaggaccatacgtcTTATGTGACGACATAGGTCCACAATATGGGTACTTATGTCAACCTTTCTAATACtcgaaactacccacttgcacatgtcCCTATGACACCGGGGTTACCACAAGCGTGTCCCAAACACCTCCGATTCCCcgtcaccttgcttctcctattctttttctcttacgcgtcatagggatGCACGGCAAACGTTAGCACAGCGTATGCTACTCGGCTTATCTTATCATTAGACCGACATGTGATGAGcatgaaaagtgctaaagccaacgacatTGATGGACGGTGTTTAAACAATTTAAGCGAtttatggcatccgggttcctctcccgacctactcCGGAGAACTCCACATCGGGTAGGAGAAAACACTCATAACACCGTAcatatctcgcctcatcctcactactcgtTCAACCAACATCATAAGCCTAACATTGTTATCATTGTGATAGTAATTAAAGTCTGCTCATGAATAATGAATTCAtttcaccactcgacttctaccgaagaaccTAAGTATTGCTAAGCAATTCGGTTAACCTTTGAATTAGACAACATCAAGTTAAATCCCAAttataaggatatggatcatcaatatctcaAGACAGGGGATGCAATGCATCAATATAGATTCTACCAATACCAAAACCCGACGCCGACTCGattacatgcaaacatacataaagcatttgttatcatattagacacatatAATCCAATTAATGGGAaaaatatgtttagatgcttgccttgctacttcagtgaccgcctaatgctacccacgcaacactcgcatAATTCTGGTAGATTGTTTCATCTTTGCCcacactcgcgtcacgctctggttcttcgttcactaaagaagaacacatacaatgatgagtatgaatgaggtgcaacaatgtatgctacaatatgcataacaacatgtTAAGAGTGCAAGATATGTGAAAGAATAACAAACTTTGTGATCTAAATAACGCCGAAAAACTAACAAgaggtcggagactccgggttgaactcggaacatCCGGAttccggaacctctgggttgtaCTTTGAACGGGGGTTCTCGGTTAGCTATTTCTGAATTAACTCGGAAGGTCCGGGCTGAGTCCGGAACCTTTGGGTTAGGCCGGAATGTCCATGTGGGGCTTCGAGTGAGGGTGCTATGCtaaatctaaattaaattaACCTAGAACCTCCGAGCTATACCTGGAATCTCCGGGTTGGGCGGATTATCTGGGTGAGGTTCCGAGcaagggtgctcggttaaaagTATAGTGAATTACCCGGACCCTCCAGGTTCAACCCAGAACATCCGGATTAGGCCAACTTGAACTTCTCGATGGTTTTCCACGGCCGATTCGACTCGCATGTTGAATTTATCCTACATAGACAtgtatatacactatacaaaggttTCTAGACCCAAaacgcaccctaaaccctaacgatttctGAGGACAATTTAGCGGGGGTTTCACTGGGCTACCCGAAACCCTGGGTTCTACCCGGACTATCCAGGTTGCTGCAGAGAGCATTTCTTCGCGGGAGAAatggccgatttgatttgcgagcttccTCGATCCAAAGAGAAAAGGTTTTGCACTAGATTATGGACTCTAAACTTCATCTAAAAAATGGCAACTCAATTCCATGGCTTAAACTCATCCAAAGCATCGAAATCGCTCCTAAGCATCAAGAACACGAAAAGCGTTGCAACTTTGCGACCGAAGCTCCAAACTCGGAATTTATCCAACCAAAACGCACATCTTCGCAacgggagcctaggagactcacccaagatgctttgccgaGGTTGGTGATCGTCGGGGAAGGTGGAAAAGCTCGGGAAGAACGCTAGTGCTTCTCGTGCTTCAACCAAAAACACCAAAACGAGTCAAGAacagctcgaatccttcggaGAAACgtaaatgaattggatggatgaggagcTTAGAAGCTAAGGATCACATTAGTAACATATGCAcaccttttccttcttttgagGTAGGATTatagggagaaggagagagtgctcgagagagggaggggctcCTTTGGCTTGGCCagttggagaggagagggagctcggttgggagtgagggagagagagggagaaggttgGGCTGTTGTccaagggagagagggagtggttgaCCACCCATGTGagccccacatgctagagaaataaACCCGTTTCAACTGTGAATTCATATCTTCtcttccaaatttctttctctcatctaattgaCTTAAAACCAATTGCTCTAATGCTCATAAacaaaattactaaaatatttcataatgcttatgaagcatgattatgcttaattatgtgattacggTTTCGAGATGTGACACTTTGCCAATATGATTCACACTCAATTTGACATTCCTATTCCTATTTTTCGTGTTGACTCTGCTGGTGAATTTCTTTCTAGGCATATTAGTTCATTTCTTGCTAAACAGGGTACGTTGTCTCAGTTCTCCTGCCTTGGAGATCATGCTTAGAATGGTGTTGCTGAGCGCgagtgttggggatgatctcccgccccccacttcggagggaaccgcgaagtctactggaaatgCTGCGTGCTAGCTGTTGTGGTTTTGTTCcagggacttcatctgcaagcgGCGAAGATCGTAGAGCTAcgttggtcgaagggtgtaggcgcgcccGCACCTTCGATCTCCCATACCGTCGAAGTCGAAGGAGACCTTCGGCTGACGAGCGAAGCCCAGACCCGTAGTTCGCAGCGTTCGCAGTGGGCGAAGATGCAAGCCGACCTTCGCTGAGGGACGAAGGCTATCCAACGGACATCCGAGCGGGGGAGGCTTCGATGCCCTTCGGAGATAGGAATCGCCTCGACATAGTGGGCTCAATTTCGATCGCCCGGGATACTGctgtaattatgtgattatgctcatttgtaccataatacccccggatattctgggaatgtagcaggtgagggggtaggatttgtaaaccgcaccTGTGGTTGCCGggtacaggctataaatagagccacaatGTACCTGGAAGAGGTATAAAAAAACTGTTTCGCCTTCAACACGTGTCGCCTTGAGAGCCATTCGATATCTCCATATCCGAAGGCTCACCTTGTTTGGGATCCcggtcccaacagttggcgctgtccgcgggatcgaacccacgaagacatgtcacccaagaagaaatcgaagccagCCGGAGCAGTGGAAGCGTTGCCGGAACCTCCAGCCACGGCTGGGCCTTCGGCCGATAGACCCCCTTCGGccataccaggatcaagtaatgcttcggCCGGGGGAACTTCGGGCGGACGAGAACAACATTGCGAAGTTGAAATAGCACCACAAGGACCCAGTGATGACCGCTAGGACGAAGCAGTCCGGGTTAACGCGGAGCAAATGCgggtcatggaaccaatagaTCGCACGCACTTTGAGCCTCcggaaaaagaaggcgaaagggtgcgaaatgaagaatgggaagatCTTGAAGACTTCGCAGAGTTTGAGAAcgaggaagaaacaaatgaagaaagaacagcaaggctagaagccgaagagttggaaaggcagcTAGCGCAGAAGAAGCGCTTGTTGGATGGTCTAGCAGCAAGTCGGAAAGCCGCAGAGTACCGCAGGCGAGCGGATgaagctaggaaaacattggaGAAAATCCAGGAAGAAATCGATATGCTCCACAAAGCGGAAGGCATGTCTCGCTGGCCAACGCCGCCGGGAGACATGGTACGAGCTTCGCAGGAGCTTCGGTGAAGGTCGTCCACGGGAGACCTGGAGTCCCCTTTGGCCATGGATttgcaaaatcagccatggccgccagGGTTCAAGATGCCCATGGTGGTTatgtttgacggagagtcaGACCCAAGAGAATTTGTGATGAGTTTCGAAGCAGCTGTGGAGTCTGCCGGAGGGGATGGTACaaccttggcgaaggccttcgtattggccataaaagggatagcaagatcctggtactccgcgttgcccccgggatccatatattcatgggagcaattaCGTAGTGCACTATACAACAACTTCCAGGGGAATCGGGCAGACAAAATCACTGCACccgacctcttcgcgctgaaacagcaaccaacagaaaccttgcagagctacatgcgccgcttcgtacacatacgttgtcaagcgaaggggctgagcgaagatacaatcatcgatgccgcaatacagggcatcagaggcgggctattagcaggaaagctcacgAGAAAAAGACCCGGAAGCGTCCAAGAGCTGCTCAATAAGTTGGAAGAGTACTCAAGATCTGAGGTCGATCATCTTCGAAGGAAAAACGAAATGGCAGCTTCCAAAGTAAAACTACATGCACCAGCTAGAGAGGCAGGCAACAGCAATCCTAGAGACAAACTGCACCATCCAAGAAAGCCCGAAGGCTCTGACTATccaaggcaaaaagaagtcaattaGATTAATCCCAGCCCGCTCGAAGCCGCTCAAGGAGTAGGCGAAGCTTACAGTGTGGCCAATAGGGGAGGCCGAGCCGGTAGAggaagaggccgcggaggccgaggaggacgggTTCCGCAGGACTCAGCAACCTTTTACTGCAAactgcatggcgaaggagccggccacCAGACCAAACAATGCTCGCAGGTTGTGGCTATGAAAGAAAGCTTGGCGAAGCAGTCTCTTGATCACGCAGGGACAGTGCACCATGCAGCAAGCTTCGGaagaagcgaagggtggcagaaccacaatcagaacatggcgtttgcGAACCAATGGCAACAAATTCCTGCACCACAGTATACACCTGCAACTTCAGCtcagtttgatcaaactaggcaaatgaaCCTCCAGGGGGAcctacctccgccaccaccgagacctgcgatcgaagcaccaccagaaagtaacAAATCAGTTAGCACGATAAATTGTGGGTACAACGTGATGTTGGCCATTTCAGGGGGATCTAACCAGTagacagaatctaagagacaacaaaaagaatatgtgcgaagggttaaccacgtcggagtgggaccaacgtacattaattcaaggtggtcaaacattcccattacattctcgtaagaggatatgagggtcttagactatccacacagatgccttcgtcattacagcaaacatctcgggaaatgaagtACACAGGATCTTGATCAACGGAGGAAGCTCAGCGGAcatcatcttcgctgatgccttcgacaaaatggggctgCGACGAAGTGACTTAAAGCAAGTTGGAtcgccattgctaggcttcagCGAAAACACAATTAACGCTctgggaaaaataacaatcACAGTGTTGTTTGGAGAAGAGATGAATTTCCGCACAGAACACATTACCTTCGATGCGGTGGACAttgattacccatacaatgcgatatttggaagGGGAGTTCTCaatacatttggagcaataccgcaccatgcatacttgtgcatgaagatgcctggcccggaaggagtcataaaggtattaggagaccagcgagtggctagaatcgaagtgggaatagctccaggaagaCGAAATGTCCACATGATAACAGACCCTTCGACCGATCAGGAAGAAAATTGCAACCAGCCGAAAATAGGCAAGGtagcgaaggctgcaccagaaggagcgaCCAGAATAGTACAGctacatcaagaaaaagaagataaaaaggtcACTATAGGAGCGGAGGCTCCGGTGGAGGACCAGCAGCAACTTGTAATGTTCCTCCGCGGTAACAACGATGTCTTTGCTTGGTCTCCTaaggacctgcaaggagtaagtcgggaaatcattcagcacaactTAAATGTGGACCCtaaagcgaagccaaggaagcataagcttaggaaagcttcaggtgaaagagaagaagcagcgaaggctaaagtggaaaaactgctcgatgccggagtcagacgcgaagtaatgcactcagagtggTTGGCTAACCCGGTGTTAGTAAGGAAAAGTAACGGAAAATgaagaatgtgcatcgacttcacagacttaaacaaagcttgtcccaaggacgacttcccattgcctagaattgatcagctggtagactccgcggctggttgcgagatgttaagctttctagatgcatatgcagggtaccaccagatatggatggcgaaggaagacGAGGACaggacaagtttcagaacctccttcggcctATACTGCTTCATGAGGATGCCATTCGGACTCCGAAACGCTGGcgcaaccttcaccaggttggtgcagACAATATTAAGATCACAGCTAGGACACAATGTCTTGGCCTATGTTAATGATATAGTGGTCAAGAGTACCAGAAGgagccaacatctcgaagacctgcGGGAAACCTTCGGAAGCCTGCAAAAAGTAGGCTTAAAGTTGAATCTAGAGAAATGCGTCTTCGAAGTATAATCTGGAAGACTACAAGGGTttttggtgtcgaagagaggcatcgaaatggatcctcagaagatacaagcaattttagatatgaaacccccacaaaacagaaagcaagctcaatgcttGGCAGGAAGATTGGCggcattgaacaggttcattgcaaaatctgcagagcgaagtttaccattcttcaaagtgttaaaaagctccgaccctttcaaatgggatgCGGACCAGCAAGCAGCCTTTGATGAGTTAAAAAGCTACATGACGAAGCTTACAACACTGATCAGCCCGGATCCAGGCGCGGATttgttgttatacatagcggcatccccttcggcagtcagcgctgtacttgtgcaggaaaaACCCAAAGACAACAGACTACGCCAAGtaccaatatattatgtatcGGAAGCTCTAGCAGGCCCAAAAAAGTCGtacacagagttggaaaaagtagcgtatgcactggtaatggcatcccgcaagctttGCCACTACTTCACGTCTCACAGgattacagtaccaacttccttgccccttcgcgacatgtttgaaaacaaagaagccattgaAGAGTAGCGAAGTTGGCAACGGAGGTcgctccattcatgattgtttttttggcaagaacatcattgaAATCGCAAGCATTGGCAgacttcgtggcggaatggacGCCCTTAACCGAAGCCCCAAATGATGAACCGCTAGAACCTGTCTGGACCGCATATTGCaacggagcttggggagctaccGGAGCAAGAGTTTCGGCAATATTATTCTCACCTTCGGGGACAAAGCTAAGATATGCCGCTAGATTAGAGTTCCGCTCTACAAACAATACGGCGGAGTACGAGCAGTCCTCCTGgtacttcgcaaggcgaaggctttgggcgcCCGGAGAGTGCTGGTTAAGACAGACTCGAAGGTCATAGCAAGTCAAATTGACAATACATTCCAGGCAAAAGAACCAGAGCTGATTAAGTACAGAACAACggtgcgaagaatggaaaaatacttcctgggattcacagtcaagagtatatcaagaaatgataacttcaaagcagatgagctagcgaaAGTGGCTTCGCAGAACCTGCCTATGCCTTCAGACGTTTTCTATCAGAAGCTGAGTGAACCAGCCCCTGAAGACACTTTGAACCAAACATGTCTCGTTGTGACAATCGAAAGTGAAGATTGGCGTTCTCCAATATTGGCTTATCTTCGCGGTCAGAGAAACATCGAAGATCATGTCAGGACAAAGCGCATGGCCCAGagagccagaaactacaaagttatgggaaataatttgtacaaagcCGGGGTCTGCGCACCattcttgcgatgcatatcccaaAAAGAAGGACAGAACCTGTTAAGAGAAATTCAAAGCGGGTTGTGCGGTTCTCATGTCGGCACAAGGGCTCTAGTCAAAAAAGCATATaggcagggcttctattggccgacgGCTGTAAATGATGCGGATCAAATGGTCCAAAGTTGTCAGCAGTGTCAGTTCTGGGCGAAGGGTCAAACAGACCCACGACGAAGACACAGCTCATTTCGCCGATTTGGCCACTAAGGCGGTGGGGAATCGACATTGTTGGACAGCTGCCACCagccccaggaaatttgcgatatgctGTAGTTGCggtagagtacttctcaaaatCGGTTGAGGCAATGCCACTCgtaagcataacatcaagaaacatacagaaattcctatggcaAAATATCGTATGCCACTTCGGAGTCCCaagcgaagtaaccgtggacaatggcactcaattcGATGGTGCCGGTTTCAGGGATTTCTGCAATAGACTGgggataaaagtaatttttgcatcCGTATACCACACACAATCTAATGGGGCAGTTGAGAGAgcgaatggcatcatcttcgctggtgtcgcgaagcgtcttcaagggttgccaaaagggaagtgggtcgaagaattgcccaaggtgctatggtcattaagaacaacggttgcaagaccgACCGGGTACACGCCA contains:
- the LOC133898365 gene encoding protein EARLY FLOWERING 5-like isoform X1, with the translated sequence MEKNGLLGVRKKLPPGKRLRSKLVAPVPAGGGGALAKAIADYLASDSYMYAPLASAPPPPPPPPQPKAAPSAAVPSAPPEKEVTLVQNTEALGELPSPPARKHLWTSCWNCVLLA
- the LOC133898365 gene encoding uncharacterized protein LOC133898365 isoform X2, whose protein sequence is MEKNGLLGVRKKLPPGKRLRSKLVAPVPAGGGGALAKAIADYLASDSYMYAPLASAPPPPPPPPQPKAAPSAAVPSAPPAHKTGSTEAVCGRHQSAKHV